Proteins encoded within one genomic window of Bacillota bacterium:
- a CDS encoding TIM barrel protein — protein MTLKDLRGQATLRQGDDLVTFLKSFQLKPRFSVGVWYFSPAASRFHDRYQPVTSIEERLDRIAGLASLGVVGVEAHYPNEINEENLDVWKHFSKESGIRILTVVPLLFWDPDFEFGSLSSPLPQARKKALDRTVRTLQLNKELGTDFAVVWPGIDGFEQPFGANLADARRRFVDGLAEAMDTVPGVRIAFEPKPYEPRGRILFGTTAEGLLLAHQVESKLRHPENRRLLDEGYALVCLNPEVGHMMMAYEDLAYSFSLALEEGRLAHTHWNAQPLGGYDLDLPVGTVAPEQLESALYALKMHGYQEHFGLDLNPERMAPEQAVRISIEALSAAVDRINELDHEAIVWAAEHPDTARGWIERYLVRVRAPHPEKLEPLPRPVG, from the coding sequence ATGACGCTCAAAGACCTTCGCGGCCAGGCAACGTTGCGGCAGGGCGACGATCTCGTGACGTTCCTGAAGAGCTTTCAGCTGAAGCCCCGGTTCTCGGTGGGGGTCTGGTACTTCTCCCCGGCCGCCAGCCGGTTCCACGACCGCTATCAGCCCGTCACCTCCATCGAGGAGCGCCTCGATCGCATCGCCGGCCTGGCATCCCTGGGGGTTGTAGGGGTCGAGGCGCATTATCCAAACGAAATCAACGAGGAAAACCTTGACGTCTGGAAGCATTTCTCAAAGGAAAGTGGGATTCGCATTCTCACCGTGGTGCCGCTGCTCTTCTGGGACCCCGACTTCGAGTTCGGGTCGCTTTCATCCCCGCTTCCCCAGGCACGGAAGAAGGCCCTCGACCGGACCGTCCGCACGCTGCAGCTCAACAAAGAACTGGGCACCGACTTCGCCGTCGTATGGCCCGGCATCGACGGATTCGAGCAGCCCTTCGGCGCCAATTTGGCCGATGCTCGCCGGCGGTTCGTGGACGGCCTGGCCGAGGCCATGGACACGGTGCCCGGGGTACGCATTGCCTTCGAGCCCAAGCCCTACGAACCGAGGGGCCGCATCCTGTTCGGCACCACGGCTGAGGGGCTTTTGCTCGCCCACCAGGTCGAATCGAAGCTCCGTCACCCTGAAAACCGGCGGCTTCTTGATGAAGGGTACGCGCTGGTATGCCTCAACCCTGAAGTTGGCCACATGATGATGGCGTACGAAGACCTGGCGTACAGCTTCAGCCTAGCCCTGGAAGAAGGGCGGCTCGCCCACACGCACTGGAACGCCCAGCCGCTGGGCGGCTACGACCTGGACCTGCCGGTGGGGACGGTGGCACCCGAGCAGCTCGAATCTGCCCTCTACGCCCTGAAGATGCACGGCTATCAGGAGCATTTCGGGCTGGACCTCAACCCGGAGCGGATGGCGCCCGAACAGGCTGTCCGCATCTCCATCGAAGCCCTCAGCGCGGCGGTCGACCGCATCAACGAGCTCGACCACGAGGCCATCGTCTGGGCCGCCGAGCATCCCGACACGGCGCGGGGCTGGATCGAGCGCTACCTTGTCCGGGTGCGGGCGCCCCACCCGGAAAAGCTGGAGCCGCTGCCGAGGCCGGTCGGATGA
- a CDS encoding FGGY family carbohydrate kinase, with protein sequence MARYLIGVDVGTTGAKTLLVDEQGRVAARAFDEYPLLAPRPGWAEQEPEEWYRATVSGIRKVVAEAGIRGDEVVSISFSGQMHGSVFLDKSGQVIRRPLLWCDVRTADEVRAINEAVGRERMIAIAGSPAMEGFTAPKVLWVRRNEPANFERVASVLLPKDYVRYRLTGELATEASDAAGSAVFDVEQGRWSQEVLDVVGLHPGQLPPVLRSVDVAGRLTQQAAEETGLPVGTPVVAGGADNACGAVG encoded by the coding sequence ATGGCTCGGTACCTGATCGGGGTTGACGTTGGGACGACGGGAGCCAAGACGCTGCTCGTCGACGAGCAGGGGCGGGTCGCGGCCAGGGCCTTCGACGAGTACCCGCTTCTGGCGCCGAGGCCGGGTTGGGCCGAACAGGAGCCGGAGGAGTGGTACCGCGCCACCGTGAGCGGCATCCGAAAGGTTGTGGCCGAGGCGGGTATCCGGGGAGACGAGGTTGTCAGCATCAGCTTTTCCGGGCAGATGCACGGTTCGGTCTTCCTGGACAAAAGCGGCCAGGTGATCCGCCGGCCTCTTCTGTGGTGCGACGTGCGGACGGCCGACGAGGTGCGCGCCATCAACGAGGCCGTGGGGCGGGAGCGGATGATTGCGATTGCCGGAAGCCCGGCCATGGAGGGCTTCACGGCGCCCAAGGTGCTGTGGGTGCGGCGAAACGAGCCCGCCAACTTCGAGCGGGTGGCGTCGGTTTTGCTGCCCAAGGATTACGTGCGCTACCGGCTGACCGGGGAGCTGGCCACGGAGGCGTCGGACGCGGCCGGTTCGGCCGTGTTCGACGTCGAGCAGGGGCGGTGGTCCCAGGAAGTGCTCGACGTGGTGGGGCTGCACCCGGGGCAGCTTCCGCCGGTGCTTCGGTCGGTCGACGTGGCTGGCCGGCTCACGCAGCAGGCCGCCGAGGAGACGGGCCTACCGGTCGGGACGCCGGTCGTGGCGGGTGGTGCGGACAATGCCTGTGGGGCGGTGGGGG
- a CDS encoding carbohydrate ABC transporter permease — protein MKKAILYVLLGVMAFLTLFPFYWMFVLATHDRSTIFSYPPPLLLSDKAPGNYQRLLEAVPFWRNFWNSFYTAGMATVATLFFCSLGGFGFAMYDFRYKEKLFAILLATLMIPPLLGIIPYYLIMKWLGWLNHPRALYVPGMASAFGIFLMRQYIASAIPKDLLDAARIDGCTEFRIFWRIIVPLIKPALGTLSIITFVGSWNNFMGALIVMRTRDSYTLPVALRSLQGMTSTDWGALMLGTAISVLPLLMAFIVGASRIIEGLTAGATKG, from the coding sequence GTGAAAAAAGCGATACTGTACGTGCTGCTAGGGGTAATGGCGTTTCTCACCCTCTTCCCCTTTTACTGGATGTTCGTCCTCGCAACTCACGACCGCTCCACGATCTTCAGCTATCCGCCACCCCTCCTTCTGAGTGACAAAGCGCCGGGCAACTATCAGCGGCTTCTGGAGGCGGTACCGTTCTGGCGCAACTTCTGGAATAGTTTCTACACTGCAGGGATGGCCACCGTGGCGACACTCTTTTTCTGTAGCCTCGGAGGCTTCGGCTTCGCGATGTACGACTTCCGGTACAAGGAGAAGCTGTTTGCCATTCTCCTGGCAACGCTGATGATCCCGCCGCTTTTGGGCATCATTCCGTACTACCTCATCATGAAGTGGCTCGGATGGCTCAACCATCCCAGGGCCCTGTACGTTCCGGGGATGGCCTCCGCCTTCGGAATCTTCCTCATGCGTCAGTACATTGCAAGCGCTATCCCTAAGGATCTGCTGGACGCGGCTCGTATCGACGGGTGTACGGAGTTCCGGATCTTCTGGCGAATCATCGTTCCGCTGATCAAACCGGCCCTTGGGACGCTCTCCATCATCACATTCGTGGGTTCGTGGAACAACTTCATGGGAGCCCTCATCGTGATGCGAACCAGGGACTCGTATACGCTGCCAGTTGCCCTACGGTCACTGCAAGGGATGACCTCGACCGACTGGGGTGCGTTGATGCTTGGAACAGCCATTAGTGTGCTTCCGCTCTTGATGGCCTTCATTGTAGGGGCCAGCCGTATCATTGAAGGGCTAACGGCTGGCGCTACGAAAGGCTAG
- a CDS encoding endo-1,4-beta-xylanase produces MRVLLTALTVATLALLLASTTQEVLAASAPAACIPPYVGGESDVAWRQAAEARIERIRKAELRVVVVDLNGQPVRGATVGVHMKRHAFPFGTAVSASLLTSPAGEEYREAILKHFNVAVFENAFKWPYWENWGRSKGLAALAWLEEHDIPLRGHTLVWPGWQYLPAWVRFLEDDPAALHEAVLEHIREEAGALRGRVIAWDVLNEPYSNRDLMKILGDEAMVEWFKAAREADPGAQLFINDYGILSSGGLDRKHQDAYFATIRYLLEQGAPLDAIGMQGHFDSDLTPPERLLEILDRFAVFDKPIWITEFDVDIEDEELQAAYLRDFFTAVFSHPAVEGILMWGFWDGAHWKQNAPLYRRDWTLKRSGRAWLDLVFGQWWTNEAGTTDANGTFATRGFLGDYEVEVSAGGRRETVAVRLPREGATLRVVLDE; encoded by the coding sequence GTGAGAGTCCTGCTAACCGCCCTGACAGTGGCTACCCTCGCACTGCTCCTGGCGAGCACAACCCAGGAGGTGCTCGCGGCCAGCGCACCCGCGGCTTGTATCCCTCCGTATGTGGGCGGGGAGAGCGACGTAGCCTGGCGTCAAGCAGCAGAGGCCCGTATCGAGCGCATCCGGAAAGCCGAACTCCGCGTGGTCGTCGTCGACCTGAACGGGCAGCCGGTGCGCGGAGCCACCGTGGGTGTTCATATGAAGCGCCACGCTTTCCCGTTCGGCACGGCCGTAAGCGCGTCACTCCTGACAAGCCCCGCGGGGGAAGAGTATCGAGAGGCTATCCTGAAGCACTTCAACGTAGCGGTCTTCGAAAACGCATTTAAATGGCCGTACTGGGAGAACTGGGGCCGGTCGAAAGGTCTGGCCGCCTTGGCGTGGCTGGAGGAGCACGATATCCCGTTGCGTGGCCACACCCTTGTGTGGCCTGGGTGGCAGTACCTGCCGGCCTGGGTTCGCTTTCTGGAGGATGATCCGGCGGCCTTGCACGAGGCCGTGCTCGAACACATCCGGGAGGAGGCCGGTGCTCTCAGAGGCCGCGTGATTGCCTGGGACGTGCTGAATGAGCCGTATAGCAACCGCGACCTCATGAAGATCCTCGGTGACGAGGCTATGGTCGAATGGTTCAAGGCAGCAAGGGAGGCGGACCCCGGGGCCCAACTCTTCATCAACGATTACGGGATTTTGAGCAGCGGGGGGCTGGACCGAAAGCACCAGGACGCGTACTTCGCCACTATCCGCTACCTGCTGGAACAAGGTGCACCGCTCGACGCCATCGGCATGCAAGGCCATTTCGACTCCGATCTCACGCCTCCCGAACGGCTCCTCGAGATCCTGGACCGCTTCGCCGTCTTTGACAAGCCAATCTGGATCACGGAATTCGATGTCGACATTGAGGACGAGGAGCTGCAGGCGGCGTATCTACGGGATTTCTTCACCGCAGTCTTCAGCCACCCTGCCGTGGAAGGAATCCTCATGTGGGGTTTCTGGGACGGCGCCCACTGGAAACAGAACGCGCCGCTGTATCGCCGGGACTGGACCCTGAAGCGTTCGGGCCGGGCGTGGTTGGATCTGGTCTTCGGCCAGTGGTGGACCAACGAAGCCGGTACGACCGACGCGAACGGTACGTTTGCTACCAGGGGCTTCCTGGGTGATTACGAAGTGGAGGTGAGCGCCGGCGGTCGGCGCGAGACGGTGGCCGTAAGGCTGCCGAGGGAAGGCGCCACGCTCAGAGTCGTGCTGGATGAGTGA